A window from Prosthecochloris marina encodes these proteins:
- a CDS encoding RNA recognition motif domain-containing protein, with the protein MNIYIGNLEYGVTENDLRDAFGEFGEVSSANIITDKFTGRSKGFGFVEMPNDGEANEAIEALNDSDLNGRSIKVNQARPREERPSRPRY; encoded by the coding sequence ATGAATATTTATATTGGCAATCTCGAATATGGTGTAACTGAAAACGATCTGCGTGATGCTTTCGGCGAGTTCGGTGAAGTTTCCAGCGCAAACATCATCACCGATAAATTCACCGGTCGCTCAAAAGGTTTCGGTTTTGTCGAAATGCCGAACGATGGTGAAGCGAATGAAGCCATCGAAGCTCTTAATGACAGCGATCTCAACGGTCGTTCGATCAAGGTCAACCAGGCACGTCCCCGTGAAGAACGCCCTTCAAGGCCGCGCTATTAA
- a CDS encoding SDR family NAD(P)-dependent oxidoreductase has translation MVYINGMKLPGKTALVTGAAGGIGSAVAQCFAAEGASLVLSDCNREGCSAIEEQIRKKGGNAQVILADVTREDEILDLFAEIEDSFSSLDIVVNIAGGDVEPVVDVEAIDYERMSLNLDLNLKSCILICREACRKMQPRKYGRIVNMSSLVYRGSPGQFSYSASKGGIFSFTRSLAMAMGSHNITVNALAPALVDVPVFSKVLGEGRWEKMAEEAAARYPLQRIATPLDVAKAALFLASDDASFITGQILEISGGARL, from the coding sequence ATGGTTTATATTAACGGCATGAAACTTCCTGGAAAAACAGCTCTGGTTACCGGTGCCGCCGGGGGAATCGGCAGTGCGGTCGCGCAATGTTTTGCTGCTGAAGGGGCATCGCTTGTTCTGAGTGATTGTAACCGGGAGGGATGCTCGGCAATTGAGGAGCAGATCAGGAAAAAAGGCGGGAATGCACAGGTGATTCTGGCCGATGTCACCAGGGAAGACGAGATTCTTGATCTTTTTGCGGAAATTGAGGATTCTTTTTCCTCTCTTGATATAGTTGTGAACATTGCGGGTGGTGATGTTGAGCCGGTGGTTGACGTTGAGGCGATCGATTACGAACGTATGAGCCTGAACCTCGATCTCAACCTGAAATCATGCATTCTGATTTGCCGAGAAGCCTGCAGAAAAATGCAGCCGAGAAAGTATGGCCGGATTGTAAATATGAGCTCGCTGGTTTACCGCGGCAGTCCGGGACAATTTTCATATTCTGCGTCTAAGGGTGGTATTTTCTCGTTTACCCGTTCTTTAGCCATGGCAATGGGGAGCCACAATATTACTGTCAACGCACTTGCTCCGGCCCTGGTCGATGTGCCGGTTTTCAGCAAGGTGCTCGGTGAAGGGCGCTGGGAAAAAATGGCTGAAGAGGCTGCGGCACGTTATCCGCTGCAAAGGATAGCTACCCCTCTTGATGTCGCAAAAGCGGCTCTTTTTCTTGCTTCTGACGATGCTTCGTTCATAACAGGTCAGATTCTCGAAATTTCAGGTGGAGCAAGGTTGTGA
- a CDS encoding YdcF family protein codes for MKAFFKKILTLLVIASIIGVTAFSSLGFLVSLYQGTPEKADVIIVLGGDDGLRVKQGGELYKAGYAPNILVTGIDSRYYKPSQPNWRERRLLDIGVPEQAILVDIRSETTWEEAMNSVETMTEKGWKKAIVVSDPPHMFRLHHTWKRAVEDSQKKIILISTQPEWWDPLFWWSNKTSYRFVVSELQKNLYYAVVHF; via the coding sequence ATGAAAGCCTTTTTCAAAAAAATCCTGACACTGCTTGTAATCGCAAGCATCATAGGGGTAACGGCATTTTCAAGCCTTGGCTTTCTGGTCTCTCTATACCAGGGAACACCGGAAAAAGCCGATGTAATCATTGTGTTGGGAGGAGATGACGGGCTTCGGGTAAAACAAGGCGGTGAATTGTACAAGGCAGGATATGCACCGAACATTCTGGTGACAGGCATCGACAGCAGATATTACAAACCTTCACAACCAAACTGGCGTGAACGTCGTTTGTTGGATATCGGTGTTCCCGAGCAGGCTATCCTGGTTGACATCAGGTCGGAGACAACTTGGGAAGAAGCAATGAACTCGGTTGAGACGATGACTGAAAAAGGCTGGAAAAAAGCAATCGTGGTCAGTGATCCTCCACACATGTTTCGTCTTCACCATACGTGGAAAAGAGCTGTCGAGGATTCTCAGAAAAAAATCATTCTTATTTCGACACAGCCGGAATGGTGGGACCCTTTATTCTGGTGGAGCAACAAAACGAGTTATCGGTTTGTGGTCAGCGAACTCCAGAAAAATCTCTATTACGCCGTCGTGCATTTCTGA
- a CDS encoding phosphatase PAP2 family protein, whose translation MKNNFFREFAVSLAFFVLLTAPFLVWDIDIALQKMLYSDGEWVFRNQALWVFLYDYGPAPAMIISIIALLLWFIGTFTGFQKQNRRVFAFIAMLMVLGPGLLVNAVFKEYWGRPRPREIVEFGGQRAFVPPLVKGEFVSSRKYEKMLESSQGAVEWDIFRNVYRIKGKYNSFPNGHASVGFFMIFPYFIYRHRKKVLAMVWLAGGTCYGILMGVGRMAQGGHFASDFLWSCAMVYLVGIALYYALRMYEQDFSFKEFLAGFLPKKKPS comes from the coding sequence ATGAAGAACAACTTTTTCAGAGAATTTGCCGTTTCGCTTGCTTTTTTTGTGTTGCTTACCGCACCTTTTCTGGTGTGGGATATTGATATTGCCCTGCAAAAAATGCTTTACAGCGATGGAGAATGGGTGTTTCGAAACCAGGCGCTATGGGTGTTTTTATACGATTACGGTCCGGCTCCGGCCATGATCATCTCTATCATCGCTCTCTTGTTGTGGTTCATCGGCACATTCACCGGTTTTCAGAAGCAGAACAGGAGAGTTTTTGCATTCATCGCCATGCTTATGGTCTTAGGGCCGGGGCTATTGGTCAATGCGGTGTTCAAGGAATACTGGGGACGACCGAGACCGAGGGAAATTGTCGAATTCGGGGGACAACGTGCTTTTGTTCCTCCTCTTGTAAAGGGAGAGTTTGTCAGTTCACGGAAATATGAAAAAATGCTTGAATCCAGTCAGGGGGCTGTCGAGTGGGATATCTTTCGCAATGTGTACCGGATAAAAGGTAAATACAACTCGTTTCCCAACGGACATGCTTCAGTAGGATTTTTCATGATATTTCCATACTTCATTTACCGGCACAGGAAAAAAGTGCTGGCGATGGTCTGGCTTGCAGGGGGAACCTGTTATGGGATATTGATGGGAGTCGGCAGGATGGCGCAGGGAGGCCATTTTGCAAGCGATTTTCTCTGGTCTTGCGCTATGGTGTATCTTGTTGGGATTGCACTGTATTATGCTCTGCGCATGTACGAACAGGATTTCAGCTTTAAGGAGTTCCTCGCCGGTTTTTTACCTAAAAAAAAGCCTTCCTGA
- a CDS encoding radical SAM/SPASM domain-containing protein yields MAGKWHVPYAVLFLTNSCNLCCSYCFASRTGLDSMSLKTGRKTIDWLYENTKGFHEDPLIVSFFGGEPLLRFSLLRQLVEYSKQHEDRYGKKMIFSVTTNGTLLNTAMLDFFEEHNISVLFSIDGDKATNDRFRLYKDGSSPFETICNNALRLLERFPNVAARMTVTKENIPALASNIRFLNEELGFRFISPCTALEQIDDHESWKAFDRQCRDAAVYVTEKAIVNDYVHLHFLDNGIEQITSNHEVDVACGAGKTFVGVDVEGNIYPCHRFVSYTGSDRMKFRLGSVYDGIDPVKTLPFRRYDRRHILGCYTRCEECPAENFCAGGCIALHQEINGLFTMPLLQQQKLMNIWHSICLETIEWFKQADRYDFLMEQITMKPKSFMPLND; encoded by the coding sequence ATGGCTGGAAAATGGCATGTGCCTTATGCGGTTCTCTTCCTGACAAACAGTTGTAATCTCTGTTGCAGCTATTGTTTTGCAAGCAGGACAGGTCTTGACTCCATGAGCCTGAAAACCGGCAGGAAAACAATAGACTGGCTTTACGAGAACACCAAAGGGTTTCATGAAGATCCATTGATTGTCTCTTTTTTCGGTGGTGAACCCTTGTTACGATTTTCTCTCCTCCGACAACTTGTCGAATACAGCAAGCAACACGAAGACCGGTACGGAAAAAAGATGATTTTTTCCGTTACGACTAACGGAACATTGTTGAACACAGCAATGCTCGATTTTTTTGAAGAACACAATATCAGTGTACTTTTCAGTATCGACGGCGACAAGGCAACCAATGACCGTTTCAGACTTTACAAGGATGGTTCGAGCCCTTTTGAAACAATTTGCAACAATGCGTTACGCCTGCTTGAGCGGTTCCCCAATGTTGCCGCCCGGATGACGGTTACAAAGGAAAATATTCCTGCCCTCGCTTCGAACATCAGATTTCTCAACGAAGAACTCGGCTTTCGGTTCATTTCTCCCTGCACGGCACTCGAACAGATAGATGATCATGAATCGTGGAAAGCTTTCGACCGGCAATGCCGTGATGCCGCCGTATATGTCACTGAAAAAGCCATCGTGAACGACTACGTTCACCTGCACTTTCTCGATAACGGTATTGAACAAATCACCAGCAACCATGAAGTCGATGTCGCCTGCGGTGCCGGTAAAACTTTCGTGGGAGTGGATGTCGAAGGCAATATTTATCCATGCCACCGATTTGTCAGTTATACCGGTTCCGACCGCATGAAATTCAGACTCGGGTCGGTTTATGACGGAATCGATCCGGTCAAAACCCTTCCCTTCCGCCGATATGACCGACGCCATATCCTTGGCTGTTACACCCGTTGTGAAGAGTGCCCAGCGGAAAATTTCTGTGCTGGAGGCTGCATAGCTCTTCACCAGGAAATCAACGGCTTGTTCACCATGCCCTTGCTGCAGCAGCAAAAACTCATGAACATATGGCACAGCATCTGCCTTGAAACAATAGAGTGGTTTAAACAAGCTGACCGGTATGACTTCCTTATGGAACAAATCACCATGAAACCAAAATCCTTCATGCCGCTCAATGACTGA
- a CDS encoding RDD family protein, producing the protein MSAPSIHQYREPVKYGGFWIRVAASIIDYIVLLIPSMLFAFLQRELTQGATTEIDQIAQEFSILLNSLIFDWIYCAALQSSAWQATLGKKVVGLKVVDENGRRISFGRATGRYFASIISAAIFCIGYMMVGWTSRKRGLHDIMAGTFVIHDENTSK; encoded by the coding sequence ATGAGCGCACCGTCAATCCATCAATACCGGGAACCCGTTAAGTACGGCGGATTCTGGATTCGTGTCGCTGCGAGCATCATCGACTATATAGTGCTTCTTATCCCCAGTATGCTTTTTGCCTTTCTCCAGCGTGAACTTACGCAAGGGGCAACCACCGAAATTGATCAGATAGCGCAAGAATTCAGTATTCTTCTTAACAGTTTAATCTTTGACTGGATTTACTGCGCCGCACTTCAGTCTTCTGCATGGCAGGCCACCTTAGGGAAAAAAGTCGTCGGCCTGAAAGTGGTGGATGAAAACGGGCGCCGCATTTCTTTCGGACGTGCAACCGGTCGATATTTTGCTTCAATTATTTCTGCCGCAATTTTTTGCATAGGGTACATGATGGTCGGCTGGACAAGCAGGAAACGGGGACTCCATGATATTATGGCCGGAACTTTCGTCATCCATGATGAAAATACAAGCAAATAA
- a CDS encoding DUF1847 domain-containing protein, whose translation MSSKKKNKKNGGDYKIGCSECGFLNCYRQEKSFPDFCPGKAVEPNDLANVTLEYCEDSGDAKIARAAAEVEGLYYGKLTRVEEILAFARRLDARKIGLATCIGLIEETRIFSKIVKKNGFEPYAVLCKVGSVDKSGIGLDEKLKIRPDSFEGICNPILQAKLLDEWGADLNVVIGLCVGHDALFCKHSKALVTTLVVKDRVLGHNPAAALYTSNSYYNRVLEKGREL comes from the coding sequence ATGAGTTCGAAGAAAAAAAATAAAAAGAATGGCGGAGATTACAAGATTGGCTGTTCCGAATGTGGTTTTTTGAACTGTTATCGCCAGGAGAAAAGTTTTCCGGATTTCTGCCCGGGAAAAGCTGTTGAACCGAACGATCTCGCAAACGTCACGCTCGAGTATTGTGAAGACTCTGGCGATGCAAAGATTGCACGGGCTGCTGCTGAAGTTGAGGGGCTCTATTATGGTAAGCTGACCCGCGTCGAAGAAATTCTTGCGTTTGCCAGACGTCTCGACGCCCGTAAAATAGGGCTTGCAACATGTATCGGACTGATCGAGGAGACTCGAATTTTTTCAAAAATAGTGAAAAAAAACGGTTTTGAGCCCTATGCTGTACTCTGTAAAGTCGGTTCTGTCGACAAGAGCGGAATTGGGCTGGATGAGAAACTGAAAATCAGACCTGATAGCTTCGAGGGAATATGTAACCCGATCCTGCAAGCAAAACTGCTTGATGAATGGGGGGCGGATCTCAATGTGGTTATCGGGCTCTGCGTCGGTCACGACGCGCTTTTTTGCAAACATTCCAAGGCGCTCGTAACAACGCTTGTTGTCAAGGACAGGGTTTTGGGGCACAATCCTGCAGCTGCCCTCTATACAAGCAATTCATATTATAACCGGGTGTTGGAGAAAGGGCGTGAGCTGTAG
- a CDS encoding universal stress protein: MRTFNSILYVTNGIFDETAGLRQALQLVMSNKGTLDVLLVYPALLKAQKAYTETYSKYLEEQLHLALEKACEALNFDKDKVPVRIIQEEVVIPPAIKVIRHVLREGYDLVIKEAEPREHDKGFGAMDMTLLRKCPSTVWLARPVLHKQEKFRFAVAIDAESREPSEKALSIRLLELSRSMADKFNGSLSVLSCWDYEYEQFLRYKAWANISEEEHEKNIKEADSDHQALLNALIEESGIGANHEVFRMRGWPDTLIPEFVEREHVDILVMGTVARTGILGFLIGNTAENIVNTMNCSLLALKPSGFVSPVKAFS, encoded by the coding sequence ATGCGAACATTTAACTCGATCCTGTATGTTACAAATGGGATCTTTGATGAAACTGCAGGACTGAGGCAGGCACTGCAGCTTGTTATGTCAAACAAGGGAACACTTGATGTTTTACTTGTCTATCCTGCTCTCCTGAAAGCGCAGAAAGCTTATACCGAAACGTATTCGAAGTATCTCGAAGAGCAGCTTCACCTGGCTCTTGAAAAGGCTTGTGAGGCACTGAACTTCGACAAAGACAAGGTACCGGTTCGTATCATACAGGAAGAAGTTGTCATTCCTCCTGCGATAAAGGTGATTCGACATGTTCTTCGTGAGGGATATGATCTTGTGATCAAGGAAGCCGAGCCAAGAGAGCACGACAAAGGCTTCGGGGCGATGGATATGACGCTTCTTCGAAAGTGTCCCTCTACCGTTTGGCTTGCAAGACCCGTACTTCACAAACAAGAAAAATTCAGGTTTGCGGTGGCTATTGATGCGGAAAGCCGAGAGCCTTCAGAAAAAGCGCTTTCCATAAGGCTATTGGAACTTTCACGATCCATGGCTGATAAGTTTAACGGATCGTTAAGCGTTCTTTCCTGTTGGGACTATGAATATGAACAGTTTCTGCGTTACAAGGCTTGGGCGAACATCTCTGAAGAAGAACATGAAAAGAACATCAAAGAGGCGGATTCCGATCATCAGGCGCTTTTGAATGCATTGATTGAAGAGTCGGGTATTGGTGCCAATCATGAAGTTTTCCGTATGAGAGGATGGCCTGATACTCTTATTCCTGAATTTGTCGAAAGAGAGCATGTCGATATTCTTGTTATGGGAACGGTTGCCAGAACGGGTATTCTCGGGTTTCTCATCGGAAACACGGCAGAAAATATTGTAAACACCATGAATTGTTCCTTGCTGGCGTTGAAGCCTTCCGGTTTTGTTTCGCCGGTAAAGGCATTTTCCTGA
- a CDS encoding NAD(P)-dependent oxidoreductase: protein MNSFSPSSGTKQSKRVFVVGATGYIGKFVVRELVARGYQVVSFARERSGVGASTSAQRTREELKGSEVRFGDVTELDSLMNNGICKEHFDVVVSCLTSRTGGVKDSWNIDYQATRNALDAGLSAGAKQFLLLSAICVQKPLLEFQRAKLKFEKELIESGLTYSIVRPTAFFKSIAGQVESVKNGKPFIMFGNGELTSCKPISEADLARFMVDCLEDPSKQNKILPIGGPGDAISVREQGEMLFELLGREPKFKRMPIQMFGIIIPVLGFLAKIFPKLEDKAEFARIGKYYCSESMLVLNPETGQYDADATPSYGTDKLRDFYKRALEEGLAGQELGDHAMF from the coding sequence GTGAATTCATTTTCTCCATCTTCCGGAACAAAACAGTCGAAACGTGTTTTTGTGGTAGGGGCAACCGGATATATTGGCAAATTCGTTGTTCGTGAACTGGTTGCCAGAGGGTATCAGGTGGTGAGTTTTGCCCGTGAGCGTTCGGGTGTTGGCGCTTCGACGAGCGCTCAACGGACCAGGGAAGAACTCAAAGGGTCCGAGGTACGTTTCGGAGATGTGACCGAGCTTGATTCACTCATGAACAACGGCATCTGCAAAGAGCACTTCGATGTTGTCGTGTCCTGCCTGACATCTCGTACCGGAGGCGTAAAGGACTCCTGGAATATTGATTATCAGGCTACAAGAAACGCACTCGATGCAGGACTTTCTGCTGGCGCGAAGCAGTTTCTGTTGCTTTCGGCAATCTGTGTTCAGAAGCCCCTTCTGGAGTTTCAGAGGGCTAAACTGAAGTTTGAAAAAGAACTGATCGAATCCGGACTGACCTACTCGATCGTGCGTCCAACGGCTTTTTTCAAATCCATAGCAGGTCAGGTAGAATCGGTGAAAAACGGGAAGCCGTTCATTATGTTCGGCAACGGTGAGCTGACCTCTTGTAAACCAATCAGCGAGGCCGACCTTGCGCGTTTCATGGTCGATTGTTTGGAAGATCCTTCAAAGCAAAACAAAATTCTTCCGATCGGCGGACCGGGAGATGCGATTTCCGTCAGGGAGCAGGGAGAGATGCTTTTCGAGCTTCTGGGAAGAGAACCGAAATTCAAACGTATGCCGATTCAGATGTTCGGCATCATTATTCCGGTATTGGGTTTTCTTGCGAAGATTTTCCCGAAACTCGAAGACAAGGCGGAATTTGCCCGTATCGGTAAATACTACTGTTCTGAATCGATGTTGGTGCTGAACCCTGAAACAGGACAGTATGACGCTGATGCCACGCCTTCCTACGGAACCGATAAGCTGAGGGATTTCTACAAGCGTGCATTGGAAGAAGGGCTTGCCGGACAGGAACTGGGTGACCACGCAATGTTCTGA
- a CDS encoding cation:proton antiporter translates to MPDLSIIHTIPFYEITSLLVLAAAVGALSLLLRQPMIVSFIAVGILAGPSALDIVQSSEKVQLLADLGITLLLFLVGLKLDLKLIRSMGLVSLATGLGQVLFTSVAGFFIGQLLGLDTTTSLYVAVALTFSSTIIIVKLLSDKKEVDSLHGRIAIGFLIVQDLVVVLAMIVLSAFGVDSQPGVESSALMRTGTIMIYGIAMLLFVAVFIRFVATPVISRMVQSPELLVTFAIGWAALLASLGSYFGFSKELGGLLAGVSLASTPFRETILSRLSTVRDFLLLFFFISLGMHIELALLGSQIYPAILFSLFVLIGNPLIVMIIMGFLGYRKRTSFLAGLTVAQISEFSLIFIAMGLNLGHVSSDALGLVTLVGLITIALSVYMITYSHMLYAFLEPVLGVFEKRVHKGQEVADREMLGARSYDIILFGLGRYGSAVAQYLKNDGYRILAIDFNPDEVRRWKKQGFDAVYGDASDQEFIGSLPLGGVQWVVSSVAQHDFLGLTHEDPRIALIDALKQQRFRGKIAVSTQKVDEREILISKGADVVFLPFYDAAERAAKRLAEAMQCELPIAKDI, encoded by the coding sequence ATGCCCGATCTCAGTATTATTCATACTATTCCGTTTTACGAGATTACCTCATTACTCGTGCTGGCTGCGGCAGTCGGCGCCTTGAGTCTTTTGTTGCGTCAGCCGATGATTGTGAGTTTTATCGCTGTCGGTATACTTGCGGGTCCGTCCGCGCTCGATATAGTACAATCGAGCGAAAAGGTGCAGTTGTTGGCTGATCTCGGAATTACACTTCTTTTGTTTCTGGTTGGATTGAAGCTCGATCTCAAGCTGATACGTTCAATGGGTCTGGTATCATTGGCGACTGGCCTGGGACAGGTTCTTTTTACATCGGTCGCCGGTTTTTTTATCGGGCAGTTGCTCGGGCTTGATACCACAACTTCTTTGTACGTTGCCGTAGCGCTTACGTTTTCCAGTACGATCATTATCGTCAAGCTGCTTTCCGACAAGAAAGAGGTCGATTCACTGCACGGGAGGATTGCAATCGGGTTTCTTATTGTTCAGGATCTGGTTGTTGTGCTTGCGATGATCGTTCTTTCGGCTTTCGGGGTTGATTCCCAGCCGGGTGTTGAAAGCAGCGCCCTGATGAGGACCGGGACAATCATGATCTACGGTATCGCCATGCTGTTGTTTGTCGCCGTTTTCATCCGCTTTGTCGCAACACCGGTAATCAGTCGAATGGTGCAGTCCCCGGAATTGCTCGTCACCTTCGCTATAGGATGGGCGGCTCTTTTGGCTTCGCTCGGCAGTTATTTTGGCTTCAGCAAGGAACTCGGGGGGTTGCTTGCCGGCGTTTCTCTGGCTTCGACCCCTTTCCGCGAAACCATCCTTTCGCGTCTTTCCACGGTACGCGATTTTCTGCTCCTTTTCTTTTTTATCTCTTTGGGTATGCATATCGAACTTGCATTGCTCGGGAGTCAGATCTATCCGGCGATTCTTTTTTCATTGTTTGTGCTTATCGGTAATCCGCTGATTGTCATGATCATCATGGGATTTTTGGGTTATCGGAAACGAACGTCGTTCCTGGCAGGGCTCACCGTGGCACAGATCAGCGAGTTTTCCCTGATTTTCATTGCAATGGGGCTCAATCTGGGGCATGTTTCTTCAGATGCTCTCGGCCTGGTTACGCTGGTAGGATTGATTACCATAGCGCTCTCCGTTTACATGATAACCTATTCACATATGCTCTATGCTTTCCTGGAGCCCGTGCTGGGAGTTTTTGAGAAACGTGTTCATAAAGGTCAGGAGGTGGCAGATCGGGAAATGCTTGGGGCAAGGAGTTATGACATCATACTTTTCGGGTTGGGGCGTTATGGGTCAGCGGTTGCGCAGTATCTGAAAAATGATGGTTACCGTATTCTCGCCATTGATTTCAACCCCGATGAAGTACGCAGATGGAAAAAGCAGGGATTCGATGCTGTGTATGGTGATGCTTCCGATCAGGAATTCATAGGTTCATTACCTCTTGGAGGTGTGCAGTGGGTTGTTTCATCGGTAGCACAGCATGATTTTCTCGGGTTGACTCATGAGGATCCCCGCATCGCACTGATCGATGCGCTCAAGCAGCAGCGTTTCAGAGGAAAAATCGCCGTGTCGACACAAAAGGTCGATGAGCGGGAGATATTGATTTCCAAAGGAGCCGATGTTGTGTTTTTGCCATTTTACGATGCTGCGGAACGTGCTGCAAAGAGGTTGGCTGAGGCTATGCAATGTGAGCTGCCGATAGCAAAGGACATTTAA
- a CDS encoding GNAT family N-acetyltransferase, whose product MTTYPDYTVRTMTRDEVNIAIDWAAKEGWNPGIGDAECFFRTDPEGFLIGKLDGEPVATISAVKYGSSFGFLGFFIVREEFRGMGLGFDIWNAGLKRLEGRSIGLDGVVAQQDNYKKSGFTLAYRNIRFQGKSGRTKSKHEEIGLLSELPFDDVNAYDQSFFPDKRKAFLQCWINQKNCTALGVMDHDRLAGYGVIRSCRSGYKIGPLFADKPDLAEKLFCALTSSVPEGSPVFLDLPETNHAALEMAGKHKMETVFETARMYKGKAPRLPLNRIFGVTSFELG is encoded by the coding sequence ATGACAACATACCCGGACTACACTGTCAGAACCATGACCCGTGACGAAGTCAATATAGCCATTGATTGGGCAGCCAAAGAAGGCTGGAACCCCGGAATCGGTGATGCGGAATGTTTTTTTCGTACCGATCCTGAAGGATTTCTTATCGGAAAACTTGACGGTGAACCCGTAGCCACTATTTCAGCAGTCAAGTATGGTAGTTCTTTTGGTTTTCTCGGTTTTTTCATTGTCCGTGAGGAATTTCGCGGTATGGGCCTGGGTTTTGACATCTGGAACGCTGGTCTGAAAAGGCTTGAAGGCAGATCGATAGGGCTCGACGGGGTTGTCGCACAGCAGGATAATTACAAAAAATCCGGATTCACCCTGGCTTATCGTAATATTCGATTTCAGGGAAAGAGCGGTAGAACAAAATCCAAACATGAAGAAATAGGGTTGCTCTCTGAACTCCCGTTCGATGATGTCAATGCATATGATCAAAGCTTCTTTCCCGATAAACGAAAAGCGTTTCTGCAGTGTTGGATAAACCAGAAAAACTGCACGGCACTCGGGGTAATGGACCATGACCGACTTGCCGGATACGGGGTTATCCGTTCCTGCCGTTCCGGATATAAGATCGGCCCTCTTTTTGCCGATAAACCTGACCTTGCCGAAAAACTGTTCTGTGCCCTCACATCTTCAGTACCCGAAGGCTCTCCGGTTTTTCTCGATCTCCCTGAAACAAATCATGCGGCGTTGGAAATGGCAGGAAAGCACAAGATGGAGACTGTGTTTGAAACAGCCCGCATGTATAAAGGCAAAGCGCCCAGGCTTCCTCTGAACAGGATCTTCGGGGTTACATCTTTTGAGCTTGGCTGA